The Primulina eburnea isolate SZY01 unplaced genomic scaffold, ASM2296580v1 ctg424_ERROPOS1667910, whole genome shotgun sequence genome contains a region encoding:
- the LOC140821119 gene encoding SUMO-activating enzyme subunit 1A-like — translation MEGEELTEHETALYDRQIRVWGADAQRRLSKSHILVSGLEGSVIEFCKNIVLAGVGSVTINDDRLATEELLSANFLIPLDKSVYSGRSLAELCCESLKDFNPMVRVSVERGELSSFSIDLFGKFDAVVINCCSLATKKSVNEKCRKMLKRVAFYTLDCRDTCAEIFVDLQNYTYLKKKGDEKFECLVEYPSFEEAIFVPWKSLPKRVSKLYLAMRVIEKFEELEGRSPGETSTSDLFNVQTLRRELCEANSVSESLIPDSLLVRLLKGKTEFPPVCAIIGGILGQEVIKAISGKGDPLKNFFFYDAMDGKGLIEDISKAKTEG, via the exons ATGGAAGGAGAAGAGTTAACGGAGCACGAAACTGCTCTCTATGATCGCCAAATTCGTGTATGGGGCGCCGATGCTCAACGAAG GCTGAGCAAGTCTCACATACTCGTCAGTGGGCTTGAAGGCAGTGTTATTGAG TTTTGCAAGAATATTGTGTTAGCTGGAGTAGGCAGTGTGACTATAAACGATGATCGTTTGGCGACTGAGGAGTTGTTGTCGGCCAACTTTTTGATACCTCTAGACAAGAGCGTGTACTCTGGGAGATCTCTTGCTGAGCTGTGTTGCGAGTCTTTGAAAGATTTTAACCCCATGGTTAGAGTTTCTGTTGAAAGAG GTGAATTATCTAGCTTTAGTATTGATTTATTTGGGAAGTTTGACGCGGTAGTTATAAATTGTTGCTCCCTAGCAACAAAG AAATCTGTTAATGAGAAGTGCCGCAAAATGTTAAAACGAGTTGCCTTTTATACATTGGATTGCAGAGACACATGTGCTGAAATATTTGTTGATTTGCAGAATTACACATACTTGAAG AAAAAAGGTGATGAGAAGTTTGAATGCCTTGTAGAGTATCCCAGTTTTGAG GAGGCTATTTTTGTCCCATGGAAATCACTTCCAAAGAGGGTTTCTAAGTTGTACCTAGCTATGAGAG TGATAGAAAAGTTTGAAGAGCTTGAAGGCCGCAGTCCAGGGGAAACATCGACCTCCGACTTGTTCAATGTCCAAACGTTGAGGAGGGAACTTTGTGAGGCAAAC TCAGTGAGTGAGTCGCTGATACCCGACTCCCTCCTGGTGAGATTGTTGAAAGGTAAAACAGAATTCCCACCTGTTTGTGCCATCATTGGTGGAATCCTTGGCCAG GAAGTCATTAAAGCCATATCAGGCAAGGGTGATCCGCtaaaaaatttcttcttttaCGATGCAATGGATGGTAAAGGTTTGATCGAAGATATATCCAAGGCGAAAACTGAAGGCTGA
- the LOC140821114 gene encoding uncharacterized protein → MHHPGTRKRDLAPSGDSPVSVKLPKMETQGSLKLKQDSVTVPQKSQSSKTKAAPKVASTRNITPKLQTVGRRYHTRHSTKLISGPSNTFDDPIILGEDDPHPVQPSPKDSSIKISDNNQALDTDFNSATSGQGAPHAGISGVKLDGDPGDFGKRTNDFLAEDDAFVLRKFLSTVSFSPNSPSSLPTVATPSMVISFDCFSVL, encoded by the exons ATGCACCACCCTG GTACTCGCAAGCGAGATTTGGCTCCCAGTGGGGACAGTCCTGTGTCTGTCAAGCTCCCAAAAATGGAAACTCAGGGGAGTTTGAAACTCAAACAGGATTCGGTCACAGTGCCCCAAAAATCTCAATCCTCAAAGACCAAGGCCGCTCCTAAAGTTGCTTCGACACGAAATATTACTCCTAAGCTCCAGACGGTGGGTCGGCGATATCATACTCGCCATTCAACTAAGCTGATTTCGGGCCCTAGCAACACTTTTGATGATCCCATTATTCTTGGTGAAGATGATCCACATCCCGTGCAGCCAAGTCCCAAGGATTCTAGCATCAAAATCTCTGACAACAATCAAGCTCTTGACACTGATTTCAACTCAGCAACATCTGGACAGGGAGCTCCCCACGCCGGAATTTCTGGTGTCAAACTCGATGGCGATCCTGGTGATTTTGGGAAACGAACCAATGACTTCTTGGCTGAGGATGACGCGTTTGTCTTGCGGAAGTTCCTCTCTACTGTCTCTTTTAGCCCAAATTCTCCTAGTTCACTGCCTACTGTTGCCACTCCCTCCATGGTAATCTCTTTCGATTGTTTTTCTGTCCTGTAA